The following nucleotide sequence is from Mycobacterium sp. Z3061.
GGCGTAGTAATCGCCCAGGTAGGCGACGAATGTGTATGCCCGGGAATCAATTTCGCTACCCGACTCGACGGCCGCCCGGATGTCGGCGACCATGCCCAGCGTCTGGGCGCCGTCCACCTGGGGTGCGTCGATAAGGCCGACACTCACCACGGTGCGCCCGGCGGTCAGGTCCCAGTGTGTGCAGCCTGCCACGATGTCGCGCGACAGTGCGGCCGGCGCGGCCACCACGACCGCGTCGACGATTCCGCCGGGCCCCGATCCGGAGATGCCCTGTGCCGGCTGCTCGCGGCCGGCCGCGGGGTCGGCCAGGGCCCCGCATTCCGGCGGGTTGGCAGCCGGCTGCTCGCCGAGGCCCCAGATCGCGCGGGGTGACGCGGCACGGGCGA
It contains:
- a CDS encoding DUF5642 family protein encodes the protein MRPHRFGPLPALLLAACAASPAPTPSVASPSPTGHAAGITPANIRRVGRELPPGYEVSNIARAASPRAIWGLGEQPAANPPECGALADPAAGREQPAQGISGSGPGGIVDAVVVAAPAALSRDIVAGCTHWDLTAGRTVVSVGLIDAPQVDGAQTLGMVADIRAAVESGSEIDSRAYTFVAYLGDYYAFTTLTTDPGSILPPLPPQFAADLLVKTVSTLRG